One genomic region from Diabrotica undecimpunctata isolate CICGRU chromosome 9, icDiaUnde3, whole genome shotgun sequence encodes:
- the LOC140449687 gene encoding UDP-glycosyltransferase UGT5-like, with protein sequence MARIIDVLIIVLIHSATSARILSVIPSASRSHHLPFQPLWRELALRGHEVTVITTDPQRNASIENLKEIDTSFCYKIYEKHNVLDAIANESLSSLEKASVLRKAFLECEDYHFSLPAIREMILNKEVKFDLLIVEAQLPSMLAFSWRFKCPVIAVASMEPALQYHDSLGNPVHPVTNPDYNLDVTDSENLTFKERLLSFLQVVIYKYHIYNRAFPAYHEHVKKYFGKDLPSLKELQDTISLMFIGSHPLFHNIRPLNLNTIPIGGGMHIKAPKKLPGDLQKFLDDSKTGVIYFSLGSNVNSNLLTKEFKKAVVEAFAEVPHNVLLKMDGEIEGLSKNVMVRKWMPQQDILRHPNIKLFITQGGLQSLQESVVNGIPLIGIPFFGDQITNVNKMVKKGYGIKVDRRSITKEILVAAIKEVITNPSYKETAESMGEIFKDEEIPSLERAVYWTEYVIRHKGAKHLRSPGIGMPAWKYYMLDVMGFLAFVSLTIIVAFCLILKRLVRWLIYLVKGDAKKSRKTKKD encoded by the exons ATGGCACGAATAATTGATGTTTTAATTATAGTTTTAATACACTCAGCCACTAGTGCTAGAATTTTAAGTGTCATACCATCTGCCTCCAGGTCTCATCATTTGCCATTTCAACCGTTATGGCGAGAACTAGCACTAAGAGGTCACGAGGTTACGGTAATAACAACAGATCCACAACGAAATGCCTCGATAGAAAATTTAAAGGAAATAGATACAAGCTTCTGCTACAAGATATACGAAAAACATAATGTGTTAGATGCTATTGCCAACGAAAGCCTTAGTTCTTTGGAGAAAGCTAGTGTACTACGTAAAGCATTCTTAGAATGTGAGGATTATCATTTTTCCTTACCGGCAATCAGAGAAATGATACTCAATAAAGAAGTTAAATTTGACCTTTTGATTGTGGAAGCTCAATTACCGAGTATGTTAGCATTCAGCTGGAGATTTAAGTGCCCAGTTATCGCAGTCGCTTCTATGGAACCTGCTCTTCAGTACCACGATTCCTTAGGTAATCCAGTGCATCCTGTTACTAACCCAGACTACAATTTGGACGTGACTGATTCTGAAAATTTGACCTTTAAGGAAAGGCTGTTAAGCTTTCTTCAAGTTGTTATATATAAGTACCATATCTACAACAGGGCATTTCCGGCATACCACGAACACGTAAAGAAATACTTTGGAAAGGATTTGCCTTCTTTGAAGGAATTGCAGGATACTATTAGTCTTATGTTTATTGGTTCTCATCCTCTATTCCACAATATAAGACCATTAAACCTAAATACGATACCAATTGGAGGAGGCATGCATATTAAGGCTCCTAAGAAGCTTCCCGGT GATCTTCAAAAATTTCTGGATGATAGCAAAACTGGTGTCATCTATTTTAGTCTAGGAAGCAACGTTAATTCCAATTTGCTGACCAAAGAATTCAAAAAAGCTGTAGTAGAAGCCTTTGCCGAAGTTCCTCACAATGTGCTGTTAAAAATGGACGGTGAGATAGAAGGTTTGTCTAAAAATGTTATGGTAAGAAAATGGATGCCACAGCAAGACATTTTGA gacatccaaatattaaattatttataacacaAGGAGGTCTTCAGTCTCTGCAAGAATCTGTCGTCAATGGTATTCCACTAATAGGAATACCATTTTTCGGAGATCAAATAACAAATGTTAATAAAATGGTTAAAAAGGGATATGGCATTAAAGTCGATAGAAGGAGCATAACCAAGGAAATTTTAGTAGCagctattaaagaagttataacgAATCCAAG ttaCAAAGAGACTGCAGAATCCATGGGGGAAATATTTAAGGACGAAGAAATTCCTAGTCTCGAGCGAGCAGTTTATTGGACCGAGTACGTCATAAGGCATAAAGGCGCCAAACATCTGCGCAGCCCTGGTATAGGAATGCCAGCTTGGAAATACTATATGCTTGATGTTATGGGATTCTTGGCATTTGTTTCCTTAACGATAATCGTtgcattttgtttaattttaaaaagattAGTCAG GTGGTTAATATATCTAGTGAAAGGAGATGCTAAAAAATCAAGAAAGACAAAGAAAGATTAG